The Apodemus sylvaticus chromosome 5, mApoSyl1.1, whole genome shotgun sequence genome has a segment encoding these proteins:
- the Uckl1 gene encoding uridine-cytidine kinase-like 1 isoform X3: protein MAAPPASMSATPSPLQSTVAPDVPGRPAEQSETACEDRNAGSLDRLLPPVGTGRSPRKRTTSQCKSEPPLLRTSKRTIYTAGRPPWYNEHGTQSKEAFAIGLGGGSASGKTTVARMIIEALDVPWVVLLSMDSFYKVLTQQQQEQAACNNFNFDHPDAFDFDLIISTLKKLKQGRSVQVPIYDFTTHSRKKDWKTLYGANVIIFEGIMAFADKTLLELLDMKIFVDTDSDIRLVRRLRRDISERGRDIEGVIKQYNKFVKPAFDQYIQPTMRLADIVVPRGSGNTVAIDLIVQHVHSQLEEGRVGLCSPVPPPSPNTECPQEYTTGTRHAHHHQPACSTTRDKETSRDEFIFYSKRLMRLLIEHALSFLPFQDCTVQTPQGQDYVGKCYAGKQITGVSILRAGETMEPALRAVCKDVRIGTILIQTNQLTGEPELHYLRLPKDISDDHVILMDCTVSTGAAAMMAVRVLLDHDVPEDKIFLLSLLMAEMGVHSVAYAFPRVRIITTAVDKRVNDLFRIIPGIGNFGDRYFGTDAVPDGSDEEEAASMG from the exons ATGGCTGCGCCGCCGGCCTCCATGAGCGCTACCCCTTCGCCCTTGCAATCCACTGTGGCCCCAGACGTGCCTGGTCGCCCGGCCGAGCAGAGCGAAACAGCGTGCGAGGACCG CAATGCCGGGTCCTTGGACAGACTCCTCCCACCAGTGGGTACTGGGCGCTCACCCCGGAAGCGCACCACCAGCCAGTGCAAGTCAGAGCCACCCCTGCTTCGCACAAGCAAACGTACCATCTACACAGCTGGGCGGCCACCATGGTACAATGAACATGGTACACAGTCCAAGGAGGCCTTTgccattg GCTTAGGAGGTGGCAGTGCATCTGGGAAGACCACTGTGGCCAGGATGATCATTGAGGCGCTAGATGTGCCCTGGGTGGTCCTGCTGTCCATGGACTCCTTCTATAAG GTTCtgacacagcagcagcaggaacaggcTGCCTGCAACAATTTCAACTTTGACCACCCTGATGCCTTCGACTTCGATCTCATCATTTCTACCCTTAAGAAACTAAAGCAGGGCAGGAGTGTCCAAGTACCCATCTATGATTTCACCACCCATAGCCGGAAAAAGGACTGG AAAACACTGTATGGTGCAAATGTCATCATCTTTGAGGGTATCATGGCCTTTGCTGATAAGACACTGTTGGAG CTCCTGGACATGAAGATCTTTGTGGACACAGACTCTGATATCCGACTGGTACGGCGGCTGCGCAGGGACATCAGTGAGCGAGGCCGGGACATTGAGGGTGTCATTAAGCAGTACAACAAGTTTGTCAAACCTGCTTTTGATCAGTATATCCAACCTACCATGCGCCTGGCAGATATTGTGGTGCCCAGAG GGAGCGGGAACACAGTAGCCATTGACCTGATTGTGCAGCATGTTCACAGCCAGCTGGAAGAG GGCCGCGTTGGCCTCTGCTCACCAGTGCCACCCCCTTCCCCAAACACTGAGTGTCCTCAAGAGTACACCACAGGTACGAGGCATGCACACCATCATCAG CCTGCTTGTTCTACCACCAGGGACAAGGAGACTAGCCGGGATGAATTCATTTTCTACTCCAAAAGACTGATGCGGCTGCTTATTGAACATGCACTGTCCTTCTTACCCTTTCAG GACTGCACAGTACAGACTCCACAGGGGCAGGACTACGTGGGAAAGTGTTACGCTGGAAAGCAG ATCACCGGTGTGTCAATTCTGCGTGCGGGAGAAACCATGGAACCTGCACTGCGTGCCGTGTGCAAAGATGTGCGCATTGGCACTATCCTCATCCAGACCAACCAGCTCACCGGGGAGCCTGAG CTCCATTACCTCAGACTTCCCAAGGATATTAGTGATGACCATGTGATCCTGATGGACTGCACAGTATCCACAGGTGCTGCAGCCATGATGGCTGTACGTGTACTCCTG GACCATGATGTGCCTGAGGACAAGATCTTTTTGCTATCCCTGCTCATGGCAGAGATGGGTGTGCATTCTGTGGCCTATGCATTCCCACGTGTGAGAATCATCACCACAGCTGTGGACAAGCGTGTCAATGACCTTTTCCGTATCATCCCAGGCATTG GGAACTTTGGTGATCGCTACTTTGGGACAGATGCAGTCCCTGATGGCAGTGATGAGGAGGAGGCAGCCTCTATGGGTTAG
- the Uckl1 gene encoding uridine-cytidine kinase-like 1 isoform X2 gives MAAPPASMSATPSPLQSTVAPDVPGRPAEQSETACEDRSNAGSLDRLLPPVGTGRSPRKRTTSQCKSEPPLLRTSKRTIYTAGRPPWYNEHGTQSKEAFAIGLGGGSASGKTTVARMIIEALDVPWVVLLSMDSFYKVLTQQQQEQAACNNFNFDHPDAFDFDLIISTLKKLKQGRSVQVPIYDFTTHSRKKDWKTLYGANVIIFEGIMAFADKTLLELLDMKIFVDTDSDIRLVRRLRRDISERGRDIEGVIKQYNKFVKPAFDQYIQPTMRLADIVVPRGSGNTVAIDLIVQHVHSQLEERELSVRAALASAHQCHPLPQTLSVLKSTPQVRGMHTIIRDKETSRDEFIFYSKRLMRLLIEHALSFLPFQDCTVQTPQGQDYVGKCYAGKQITGVSILRAGETMEPALRAVCKDVRIGTILIQTNQLTGEPELHYLRLPKDISDDHVILMDCTVSTGAAAMMAVRVLLDHDVPEDKIFLLSLLMAEMGVHSVAYAFPRVRIITTAVDKRVNDLFRIIPGIGNFGDRYFGTDAVPDGSDEEEAASMG, from the exons ATGGCTGCGCCGCCGGCCTCCATGAGCGCTACCCCTTCGCCCTTGCAATCCACTGTGGCCCCAGACGTGCCTGGTCGCCCGGCCGAGCAGAGCGAAACAGCGTGCGAGGACCG TAGCAATGCCGGGTCCTTGGACAGACTCCTCCCACCAGTGGGTACTGGGCGCTCACCCCGGAAGCGCACCACCAGCCAGTGCAAGTCAGAGCCACCCCTGCTTCGCACAAGCAAACGTACCATCTACACAGCTGGGCGGCCACCATGGTACAATGAACATGGTACACAGTCCAAGGAGGCCTTTgccattg GCTTAGGAGGTGGCAGTGCATCTGGGAAGACCACTGTGGCCAGGATGATCATTGAGGCGCTAGATGTGCCCTGGGTGGTCCTGCTGTCCATGGACTCCTTCTATAAG GTTCtgacacagcagcagcaggaacaggcTGCCTGCAACAATTTCAACTTTGACCACCCTGATGCCTTCGACTTCGATCTCATCATTTCTACCCTTAAGAAACTAAAGCAGGGCAGGAGTGTCCAAGTACCCATCTATGATTTCACCACCCATAGCCGGAAAAAGGACTGG AAAACACTGTATGGTGCAAATGTCATCATCTTTGAGGGTATCATGGCCTTTGCTGATAAGACACTGTTGGAG CTCCTGGACATGAAGATCTTTGTGGACACAGACTCTGATATCCGACTGGTACGGCGGCTGCGCAGGGACATCAGTGAGCGAGGCCGGGACATTGAGGGTGTCATTAAGCAGTACAACAAGTTTGTCAAACCTGCTTTTGATCAGTATATCCAACCTACCATGCGCCTGGCAGATATTGTGGTGCCCAGAG GGAGCGGGAACACAGTAGCCATTGACCTGATTGTGCAGCATGTTCACAGCCAGCTGGAAGAG CGTGAACTCAGCGTCAG GGCCGCGTTGGCCTCTGCTCACCAGTGCCACCCCCTTCCCCAAACACTGAGTGTCCTCAAGAGTACACCACAGGTACGAGGCATGCACACCATCATCAG GGACAAGGAGACTAGCCGGGATGAATTCATTTTCTACTCCAAAAGACTGATGCGGCTGCTTATTGAACATGCACTGTCCTTCTTACCCTTTCAG GACTGCACAGTACAGACTCCACAGGGGCAGGACTACGTGGGAAAGTGTTACGCTGGAAAGCAG ATCACCGGTGTGTCAATTCTGCGTGCGGGAGAAACCATGGAACCTGCACTGCGTGCCGTGTGCAAAGATGTGCGCATTGGCACTATCCTCATCCAGACCAACCAGCTCACCGGGGAGCCTGAG CTCCATTACCTCAGACTTCCCAAGGATATTAGTGATGACCATGTGATCCTGATGGACTGCACAGTATCCACAGGTGCTGCAGCCATGATGGCTGTACGTGTACTCCTG GACCATGATGTGCCTGAGGACAAGATCTTTTTGCTATCCCTGCTCATGGCAGAGATGGGTGTGCATTCTGTGGCCTATGCATTCCCACGTGTGAGAATCATCACCACAGCTGTGGACAAGCGTGTCAATGACCTTTTCCGTATCATCCCAGGCATTG GGAACTTTGGTGATCGCTACTTTGGGACAGATGCAGTCCCTGATGGCAGTGATGAGGAGGAGGCAGCCTCTATGGGTTAG
- the Uckl1 gene encoding uridine-cytidine kinase-like 1 isoform X4 encodes MAAPPASMSATPSPLQSTVAPDVPGRPAEQSETACEDRNAGSLDRLLPPVGTGRSPRKRTTSQCKSEPPLLRTSKRTIYTAGRPPWYNEHGTQSKEAFAIGLGGGSASGKTTVARMIIEALDVPWVVLLSMDSFYKVLTQQQQEQAACNNFNFDHPDAFDFDLIISTLKKLKQGRSVQVPIYDFTTHSRKKDWKTLYGANVIIFEGIMAFADKTLLELLDMKIFVDTDSDIRLVRRLRRDISERGRDIEGVIKQYNKFVKPAFDQYIQPTMRLADIVVPRGSGNTVAIDLIVQHVHSQLEERELSVRAALASAHQCHPLPQTLSVLKSTPQVRGMHTIIRDKETSRDEFIFYSKRLMRLLIEHALSFLPFQDCTVQTPQGQDYVGKCYAGKQITGVSILRAGETMEPALRAVCKDVRIGTILIQTNQLTGEPELHYLRLPKDISDDHVILMDCTVSTGAAAMMAVRVLLDHDVPEDKIFLLSLLMAEMGVHSVAYAFPRVRIITTAVDKRVNDLFRIIPGIGNFGDRYFGTDAVPDGSDEEEAASMG; translated from the exons ATGGCTGCGCCGCCGGCCTCCATGAGCGCTACCCCTTCGCCCTTGCAATCCACTGTGGCCCCAGACGTGCCTGGTCGCCCGGCCGAGCAGAGCGAAACAGCGTGCGAGGACCG CAATGCCGGGTCCTTGGACAGACTCCTCCCACCAGTGGGTACTGGGCGCTCACCCCGGAAGCGCACCACCAGCCAGTGCAAGTCAGAGCCACCCCTGCTTCGCACAAGCAAACGTACCATCTACACAGCTGGGCGGCCACCATGGTACAATGAACATGGTACACAGTCCAAGGAGGCCTTTgccattg GCTTAGGAGGTGGCAGTGCATCTGGGAAGACCACTGTGGCCAGGATGATCATTGAGGCGCTAGATGTGCCCTGGGTGGTCCTGCTGTCCATGGACTCCTTCTATAAG GTTCtgacacagcagcagcaggaacaggcTGCCTGCAACAATTTCAACTTTGACCACCCTGATGCCTTCGACTTCGATCTCATCATTTCTACCCTTAAGAAACTAAAGCAGGGCAGGAGTGTCCAAGTACCCATCTATGATTTCACCACCCATAGCCGGAAAAAGGACTGG AAAACACTGTATGGTGCAAATGTCATCATCTTTGAGGGTATCATGGCCTTTGCTGATAAGACACTGTTGGAG CTCCTGGACATGAAGATCTTTGTGGACACAGACTCTGATATCCGACTGGTACGGCGGCTGCGCAGGGACATCAGTGAGCGAGGCCGGGACATTGAGGGTGTCATTAAGCAGTACAACAAGTTTGTCAAACCTGCTTTTGATCAGTATATCCAACCTACCATGCGCCTGGCAGATATTGTGGTGCCCAGAG GGAGCGGGAACACAGTAGCCATTGACCTGATTGTGCAGCATGTTCACAGCCAGCTGGAAGAG CGTGAACTCAGCGTCAG GGCCGCGTTGGCCTCTGCTCACCAGTGCCACCCCCTTCCCCAAACACTGAGTGTCCTCAAGAGTACACCACAGGTACGAGGCATGCACACCATCATCAG GGACAAGGAGACTAGCCGGGATGAATTCATTTTCTACTCCAAAAGACTGATGCGGCTGCTTATTGAACATGCACTGTCCTTCTTACCCTTTCAG GACTGCACAGTACAGACTCCACAGGGGCAGGACTACGTGGGAAAGTGTTACGCTGGAAAGCAG ATCACCGGTGTGTCAATTCTGCGTGCGGGAGAAACCATGGAACCTGCACTGCGTGCCGTGTGCAAAGATGTGCGCATTGGCACTATCCTCATCCAGACCAACCAGCTCACCGGGGAGCCTGAG CTCCATTACCTCAGACTTCCCAAGGATATTAGTGATGACCATGTGATCCTGATGGACTGCACAGTATCCACAGGTGCTGCAGCCATGATGGCTGTACGTGTACTCCTG GACCATGATGTGCCTGAGGACAAGATCTTTTTGCTATCCCTGCTCATGGCAGAGATGGGTGTGCATTCTGTGGCCTATGCATTCCCACGTGTGAGAATCATCACCACAGCTGTGGACAAGCGTGTCAATGACCTTTTCCGTATCATCCCAGGCATTG GGAACTTTGGTGATCGCTACTTTGGGACAGATGCAGTCCCTGATGGCAGTGATGAGGAGGAGGCAGCCTCTATGGGTTAG
- the Uckl1 gene encoding uridine-cytidine kinase-like 1 isoform X1 — MAAPPASMSATPSPLQSTVAPDVPGRPAEQSETACEDRSNAGSLDRLLPPVGTGRSPRKRTTSQCKSEPPLLRTSKRTIYTAGRPPWYNEHGTQSKEAFAIGLGGGSASGKTTVARMIIEALDVPWVVLLSMDSFYKVLTQQQQEQAACNNFNFDHPDAFDFDLIISTLKKLKQGRSVQVPIYDFTTHSRKKDWKTLYGANVIIFEGIMAFADKTLLELLDMKIFVDTDSDIRLVRRLRRDISERGRDIEGVIKQYNKFVKPAFDQYIQPTMRLADIVVPRGSGNTVAIDLIVQHVHSQLEEGRVGLCSPVPPPSPNTECPQEYTTGTRHAHHHQPACSTTRDKETSRDEFIFYSKRLMRLLIEHALSFLPFQDCTVQTPQGQDYVGKCYAGKQITGVSILRAGETMEPALRAVCKDVRIGTILIQTNQLTGEPELHYLRLPKDISDDHVILMDCTVSTGAAAMMAVRVLLDHDVPEDKIFLLSLLMAEMGVHSVAYAFPRVRIITTAVDKRVNDLFRIIPGIGNFGDRYFGTDAVPDGSDEEEAASMG; from the exons ATGGCTGCGCCGCCGGCCTCCATGAGCGCTACCCCTTCGCCCTTGCAATCCACTGTGGCCCCAGACGTGCCTGGTCGCCCGGCCGAGCAGAGCGAAACAGCGTGCGAGGACCG TAGCAATGCCGGGTCCTTGGACAGACTCCTCCCACCAGTGGGTACTGGGCGCTCACCCCGGAAGCGCACCACCAGCCAGTGCAAGTCAGAGCCACCCCTGCTTCGCACAAGCAAACGTACCATCTACACAGCTGGGCGGCCACCATGGTACAATGAACATGGTACACAGTCCAAGGAGGCCTTTgccattg GCTTAGGAGGTGGCAGTGCATCTGGGAAGACCACTGTGGCCAGGATGATCATTGAGGCGCTAGATGTGCCCTGGGTGGTCCTGCTGTCCATGGACTCCTTCTATAAG GTTCtgacacagcagcagcaggaacaggcTGCCTGCAACAATTTCAACTTTGACCACCCTGATGCCTTCGACTTCGATCTCATCATTTCTACCCTTAAGAAACTAAAGCAGGGCAGGAGTGTCCAAGTACCCATCTATGATTTCACCACCCATAGCCGGAAAAAGGACTGG AAAACACTGTATGGTGCAAATGTCATCATCTTTGAGGGTATCATGGCCTTTGCTGATAAGACACTGTTGGAG CTCCTGGACATGAAGATCTTTGTGGACACAGACTCTGATATCCGACTGGTACGGCGGCTGCGCAGGGACATCAGTGAGCGAGGCCGGGACATTGAGGGTGTCATTAAGCAGTACAACAAGTTTGTCAAACCTGCTTTTGATCAGTATATCCAACCTACCATGCGCCTGGCAGATATTGTGGTGCCCAGAG GGAGCGGGAACACAGTAGCCATTGACCTGATTGTGCAGCATGTTCACAGCCAGCTGGAAGAG GGCCGCGTTGGCCTCTGCTCACCAGTGCCACCCCCTTCCCCAAACACTGAGTGTCCTCAAGAGTACACCACAGGTACGAGGCATGCACACCATCATCAG CCTGCTTGTTCTACCACCAGGGACAAGGAGACTAGCCGGGATGAATTCATTTTCTACTCCAAAAGACTGATGCGGCTGCTTATTGAACATGCACTGTCCTTCTTACCCTTTCAG GACTGCACAGTACAGACTCCACAGGGGCAGGACTACGTGGGAAAGTGTTACGCTGGAAAGCAG ATCACCGGTGTGTCAATTCTGCGTGCGGGAGAAACCATGGAACCTGCACTGCGTGCCGTGTGCAAAGATGTGCGCATTGGCACTATCCTCATCCAGACCAACCAGCTCACCGGGGAGCCTGAG CTCCATTACCTCAGACTTCCCAAGGATATTAGTGATGACCATGTGATCCTGATGGACTGCACAGTATCCACAGGTGCTGCAGCCATGATGGCTGTACGTGTACTCCTG GACCATGATGTGCCTGAGGACAAGATCTTTTTGCTATCCCTGCTCATGGCAGAGATGGGTGTGCATTCTGTGGCCTATGCATTCCCACGTGTGAGAATCATCACCACAGCTGTGGACAAGCGTGTCAATGACCTTTTCCGTATCATCCCAGGCATTG GGAACTTTGGTGATCGCTACTTTGGGACAGATGCAGTCCCTGATGGCAGTGATGAGGAGGAGGCAGCCTCTATGGGTTAG